A window of the Gossypium hirsutum isolate 1008001.06 chromosome A03, Gossypium_hirsutum_v2.1, whole genome shotgun sequence genome harbors these coding sequences:
- the LOC121217821 gene encoding uncharacterized protein, translating into MLPINYESWHHMPDSNKNQALANIKERFALEVSDDYIKKALGKRWRDNKSTLKKQYFKKDISLEEKLRNVPPGMLRYQWEDAVRFWNSKKGEDRERVGTSSRQKQKFTHTAGSRSFASVAEFSFDELQLAFGLSFSTYVL; encoded by the exons atgttgcccatcaactacgaatcatggcatcacatgcctgatagcaacaaaaatcaggctctcgctaatattaag gagagatttgctttagaagtctccgatgattatatcaagaaggcattaggtaaaagatggagagacaataaaagcactttaaagaaacaatattttaagaaagacataagcctcgaggaaaaacTGAGAAATGTTCCGCCAGGAATGCTGAGGTATCAATGGGAAGAtgcagttagattttggaattcaaagaaaggagag gaccgtgagcgagttggaacaagcagcaggcaaaaacaaaaattcacgcacacggcagggtcgagaagttttgcttctgtagctgag ttcagctTTGATGAGCTTCAACTAGCCTTCGGGCTttcgtttagcacttatgtgctttag